AGGAAGGGATTGCAATGGGATTTTCAGCAAATTTCAGGATTTTCAGACTAGAACTGCATGAATTTCAGGAAAGCAAACACCCAGGGTGGCAGCGTGGCATTCCGGGCACGGCACTTGGCTTCATCCCGCTTCCCAAATTCCAAAAGTCCcacttttttctcccttgcGTGGGGCTGGTCCATCCATCCCATCTCTCCTCCCTTTGCCCCAAATTGCTCTAttttcccctaaaattccaGGCGGGCCCCTATGGTAGCAGAGAGCCCCGGGAAGATGGGGAGAGGTCCCAGGGAGAGCCGGGGTCGATCCCAAGGGATCCCAAAGGGATTCCcagggaatctctgctctggagccttcCTGGGATCCCACTGGGGGGACGTAGTGAGAAAATTCCACCAGATGGAAAACTTACCTTGTCTTCCCACTGCTTATTCCCAGGTTCTTTCCCCTAGAGTTCCCTGAATCCTGAACTCATGCTGGACTTGATCTttttgggaaaaggagggaagagcCAAAGTCTCCACTGGAAAATCCCTGAGccagttttttccttttggggaATTATTTTCCTGGTGTCAGCCAGAACAGGAAGAGACTCAAAACCCTCCAGTTCCACATCTTCCATGAAAAACTTCCACCTCCAGAGCCcccggggggaatttgggatcctCAGGAAGCAGCTCTTTAACGCAGCAGGGACAGATCAAAGCGTCCCGAAAACTCCTGGAATTCCGGCAGAATCGGCAAAAGTGCGTTTTCCTGAACTTCACGGGTGGTCCCGATGATCCCTGGAGCTTTCCGcatgccagagctgctctggagccccaaaatcccagtcaGATTCTGCTGGGAGCAGGCTGGGGTTGCTCTGAGGTGTTGTTTTCCttaggaaaccccaaaatccaggaagGGGTGCCAGGCAGTCCCGAACCTGTGGGTGAATCCCCCGGGCTGGAATCCTGGGATTCCCCCAATGGGGTCACATTCCCGGGACAGGGAGGCCGGAAAGGCCGGGACCGGAGCGTTCCGGCCGGGAAAGGCGGGTTGGACTGGCCCAGCTGGATCTGccggaggagaaggaggaggaggaggaagaggaggaggaggaggaagaggaagaggaggaggaggaggaggaggaggaagaggaagaggaggagaggtgTCGGCCTTTGCCCAGGAGGAATCCCGGAATTCCAGGAATCTGGTGACCCAGGAGGACGTTTTCCTCCTTGGGGGAAAAATTCCAGGAAGGGAATCGGGAGATCTGAACTCCTGGGAGAAGGGAATCAACTGCTCAAAGCTTCCGTGGTCGCTGGGAAAACCAGGAAAGGCGAGAGGAGGGAATGGAGAAAggagtggaaaaagaaaaaagaagaagggggagaagaaggaaaaaagtgtaaaagaaagaggaaaaagagaaattccAGTGGAATTCAGCTcttttcctgcagcaggaagTTTCCTCGGAGCTGGAAGTttagggagagggaaggagggaggaatgTCGGGAATCTCCGGCTCGGGGCAAAGGAAGGGCCAATTAAAGATGATCCAATTAATCAGTAACAGTGCCGTCCATGCATAATAATCCAGTTCACCAAAATCCAGGAAAACGGCAAATCCCTCCTGGGGCTGGTTTGGAAACACCCCCAGAAAACCCAAGTATTCCTCCCAGGGCTCCAGGGAACCCAGGTCTTATCCCATGGGAATGAACAAATTAAAAGATTAATTAAAGCCACGGGCAGGAATATCCTTGGAATTTCCTCCTGGAAAATCTGGAGCAATTCCCGCTCGTCCTGCAGCCATTAACGAGATACTGATGACCAAATTCCCACCTTTTACCCCCAAAGCCCAACAGGGAATGGCGGGAGGGGGAAGTTTTTGGCAATTTCCAAAGGACTGTTGGATCTTTTCCACATCTGGATATTCCCCATAAACCCCATTTCCACTTACTTCCAAGCCAGTTGCGGGTCAGTCCCTCTGTCCCACCATTACTTATTTCAAACTTCACTAAATTACAGGCAAAACACAATTAAAAGCCCAAATCTAGAAGCtctttctggtatttttttctccttttcctttgagGAACAGCGACAGGAATACCACCAAGAACATTGGGAATGGCgatttcccttcccactgcGCCAAAACTGGGGGAAAACGCTGTTTTTGAGGAGTTAGGACATTCCTGAGGAATCCCAGTGCCCGTCTGCCTTGGAGTCCCTGACCCAAATCCACAGGAAACGCTGCAAAAATCTAACCCAGGGCTCTGGGGCTGGATGGGAGTGTGCGGAggagacccccaaatccccgtaGGATAAAAAATTCTGGGAATTAATTCCGGATCCGTTTCCTACCTGCCACGAAGGGAAAACTTTCCTGCCTCAGCTCCGCATTCCGGGTCCTTCGGGAAAAGTGCTGCACGGGAAGAACGGAATTCCCTCAGGATCACCCCTAAACTgccctttttggggtgtttttaggGCGAGGGGCGGTTAGATCCACATCCCGCTGCTCTCCGGGAATTCCAGGGTTTCCAAAGGTTGTTGCCACCGCCCCcccggggatttggggagccCCGAACTGCCCCCAAACCCACCGCCAACCCCCCACCTCCATCATCACAGAATTCCTTGGCCCTGGAGGGTCTCCAAACCCCAGCTCCCCctgaaatcccccaaattcctcccgaGCGCCCTCAgcgccccccggccccccctaGGCCTCACTCGGCCGCCGCCATGTTGGGATCGAGCCACATCCGGGTCCTCCCACGGCCGCGTCGCCGCGGCGACAAACCACGCCCACAAGAGGCGGGGCACGGGCGAGAGGGGCGTGGCGAGCGAAATATGGGCAAGGAGCGGAAAACGGGGAGCCGAACATGGGCAAGAGGCGCGGCCTAGGGCGGAGAGGAGCCGAATGTGGGCGGGGAAGGCGGCTTGGGGTGAGGTTTagggcgggaggggcggggtcTAAGGCGGAAGTTGATGCTGAGGGGGTCGGTCTCCGCACTGTCACGCCCCAGAGATCGGGGCGGGATTAAGAGGTAGTCCAACCAATCATCGCACAAATCACGGAGATTGGCACCCCCGCCATCCAATCGCGGCGCGGCACGTTCGGATCCGGGTAAGATGGCGGCGCACCGCGGGGAACGTGGCGGCTCCGGTCCCGCCGCTCCCCCCCGGTCGCCGGCGCCCTCCTCAGGCAGTTCTGACCGTGCGTTCTCCCCTCAGAGCCTTGGAGATGTCGCTGCGCGCCGTGCTCAGGACCGCGGCCTCGCTGCCCCGATGCAGTGCGTAAATCGCCCCCTTTCCCCAAAACCCTCCGCCCCGCcaaaagcccctgacccctctccGTGTTGCCCCCGCAGCTCCGCGGCTGCTCCTTCCCTCGCTGCCGACCCCTCCTCCATCCGCCGCCATGGCCACTCTGAACCAGATGCACCGGCAgggccgccccgcgccccctccccgcaAACTGGGGCCCACCCTGGGCCGCCCCCAGATCAAGGGGGTGGTGCTGAAGAACCTGATCCGAAAGCCCAAGAAGCCGAACTCGGCGAACCGCCGGTGTGTACGGGTGCGTCTCAGCACAGGCCGCGAGGTAATCGCCTTCGTGCCCGGCGAGGGCCACAACCTGCAGGAGCACCACGTTGTGCTGGTGCAGGGTGGGCGCACCCAGGACCTGCCCGGCGTCAAACTCACCGTGGTGCGTGGAAAGTACGACTGCGCCCACGTGCAGGCGAAGAAATGAGGAAGGACCTCGGGATGGGGGTCCTGGGAATGCGCCCAGGCCGCGATGAGGTTCCCCAGTCGGGGACACGCTGGCCCTGGGTGTTGTTTAGAATAAAAGTTGGCAGTGATGCGGGTTGTGGTGTGGAGTGATGGTGAGGGTATTGGGAAGGGTCTTGGGCGCACTGGCAAGGGTCTTCGggagactgggggcactgggaaggggccTTTTGGGGACCTCGAAGGGTCCTGGGGGCGCTGGGAAGTGGCTGCTAGGGCACGGGGGAGGACTGGGAGGccctgggaagggtctggagaggGATCTGGGGACGCGGGGGGAGCagctcagggcactgggatggcccTGGGGGTGCCACTGGGGTCACAGGGCGGGGCTCCCCGCGGTCACCGAACCCGGACCGCTGCGGGTCCGAGGCCGGGGGCGCGACCAGGCcgcgagggggcgtggccagagctgccggggggggaggggctgtcCGCGCgcgcgcccggccccgcccccggctcctcccCCACGTGACCCGCGCCGGtgctcaagatggcggcgcgccgggcactgctggctgcgggtcgcgcggcgggggcgggtgggcggcgcggggccgcggggagCGCTCCCGGCCCGGGTCCCGCTCCCGAAGCCGGTGCGGGGGACGGAGCCGGGGCCGTGGCGGGGCGGAGCCGGCTGTACGAGCACGTGCGGGAGGGGCTGAGCGCGCGGCCGCAGCTCGACGTGACCGCGCTCAGCGAGCGCGACGTGGAGCGGCGGCGCGGTTCGCTGGGGGGCGCTGCGCTCCGGGAGATCGTGAGTGGCGGGaacggggggcggggcctgcggGAGGCGGGGCCTCAGGCGCGGCTCGGCCGTGAGGGGGCGGGGCTCGGCACGCGGGATGGGCGTGGCCTGATGAAAAGGGGCGGTGACTAAAATGGGGGGGCTACGGAGCCCCGCGTTTGGGTGTGGCCGCACCGCCCACCTGAGCCACGCCCTGGCCACGCCCTCAGGTGCGGACGTGGTCGCGGCTGGGGCAAGTCCGGGACGGCATCGCCCGGCTGGAGGCTGAGAAGGGGCGCGTGGCCCAGGGGGTCCGCGAGATCCTGGTGAGATCCCCCGGATCAGTTCTTTTTGGAaccctcagtttcccctggcATCCCTCCCCGGAATCATGAATACCCCCTTGGACCCCTCGgttccccctgggacccccaaagtcccccctGAGTCCCTCTGGTCCCCACTCACGTCCCCCTGGAACTCCCCAGGatccccctccctttccccctaAACCACTCCCAAGATCCCCACCCCCCTGCCCCCTCTGTTCACCCAAACTCCCCAGGATCCCCTGACCCCTTTTCCCTCCGCAGGCCTCCCACGACAAGGCGGCGGCCAAGACGGTAGGAGCTGAATTTTATGGGGGGCTCGGGGTGGGGTTCCTGGATCCCCCATCCCCTCACGGTGGCCATCCGGCAGCTCCCAGAATTGGcagcgctgcgggagcggggccggagccTCCGGGGGCAGCTCCGGGTGCTCGAGGCCGAGGAATCTGACCTGGAGCAGAGATTTTACCTGGGGGCCCTGCAGTTGCCCAACAGAACCCACCCCGCTGtggtgagaccccaaaaaccttcccaaaattccccagaaACCCCCCTGACACCCGCTCTGGCCTGGGGTGATTTGGTGTAAAAAATCTCCTTCTTGTGTCCTCCCAGCCTGTTGGGGACCAGAGTCAGGCCCGGCTGCTTGAGGTGGCTGGTGAGAAACCAGGTAAAAGGGGGAGGTGTTTTGAGGGgtctggggcggtttttgggtgcgggggggaggaagagaagggtCCTTGGGGGAAAATGAAGGGTCTGGGGGTGACAGAGAATTTGGGGTGGGGTGaggaaggattttggggggggagggggggtgtgGAGGGTCTGGGGTGACAAAAGTGACAAAGATTCTCCCTCCCCAGTGTTTGATTTCAAGCCAAAGGGACAcctggagctgggggaggggctcGACATCATCCGGCAAAAGTGAGCGACACCTGGAGGGGGGACCCTTCTGTCACACTCCTGTGACCCCTGTCACACACCTGCcacacacctgtcacacacctgtgacccctgtcccacccctgTCACACTCCTGTGACCCCTGTCACACACCTGCcacacacctgtcacacacctgtgacccctgtcccacccctgTCACACTCCTGTGACCCCTGTCACACACCTGCcacacacctgtcacacacctgtgacccctgtcccacccctgTCACACTCCTGTGACCCCTGTCACACACCTGCCACACACCTGTGACCCCtgtcccacacctgtcccacacctgtcccacacCTGTCACACCCCTGTGAtccctgtcccacccctgtCACACTCCTGTGACCCCTGTCACACCCCTGTCACACTCCTGTGACCCCTGTCACACTCCTGTGACCCCTGTCACACACCTGCCACACACCTGCCACACACCTGTCATGCACCTGTCCCACGTGTCAGGCCATTGTTTTGTTACCTGTGCGGGgtggggggtgtccccaggtgtccccaggtgtccccaggtgtcccacaggtgtccccaggtgtcccacaGGTGTCCCACAGGTGTCACGCCCCTGCAGGCGCCTGTCCCACGTGTCGGGCCATCGCTCCTACTACCTGTGCGGGGCCggggccctgctccagcacgccCTCGTCACCTTCACCCTGCGGAAGCTGCTCAGCAAggtggggggggatgggggagtccagggagggtctggggggatccagggaggGTCTGGGATCatctggggggatccagggaggGTCTGGGGTGTTCCAGAGAGGGTCTGGGATCATCTGTGGGGATCCAGGGAGGGTCTGGGGTGTTCCAGAGAGGGTCTGGGATCATCTGTGGGGATCCCGGGAGGGTCTGGGGTGTTCCAGAGAGGGTCTGGGATCATCTGTGGGGATCCAGGGAGGGTCTGGGGGAGTCTGGGGGCATCCAGGGGTGTCGGGGTCTCCTgacctccctttttcccagggTTTCCTGCCCATGACGGTGCCGGACCTGCTGCGCGGAGCCGTTTTTGTGAGTGACTCCCAAGCCTCCTGAGACCCCCCTGACACCTCTGTGACCACGGGTGACCCCCTGTGCCCTCCAGGAGGGCTGTGGGgtccagcccagcgccagcccCTCCCCAGTTTACACCATCGACCCCGCGCGCTTCGAGGATCTGTGCCTGGCCGGGACCTCGGAGGTGGGAATTGCAGGtgggaaatgggagaaaatggggtGAGATTGGAAAAACCAGGGGAGAACatgaggaaaatggggaaaacggggaaaaaaaggcaacagtaggaagaaaaatggggaagaaatgggggaagaagCTGAGAAAACCAGGGGGaaaatacaggggaaaaaatggggggaaagccaggagaagaaagagaaaatagggaaaaaaaggggggaaacgggaaaaaattgggggaaagggggacaactgggaaaaaagtggAGAAAGGGGGGAGTGGCAGACGACTTTGGGGTTCACCCTGTGCTCCCCCATCCAGGATATTTCATGGACCACGCGGTGCAGCTGCAGGACCTGCCTGTCAGGTACAGGGGGGTTGTGTTCCCCCCTAGACACTCCCGCTCCTTCTGGGGATCCCGACCTGATGCCCTGGGGGGTCTGAGCCGTGTCCCCCGCCAGGGTCGTGTGTTCCAGCACCTGCTACCGTGCCGAGACTGACACTGGCCGGGAGCCCTGGGGGCTCTACCGCGTCCACCAGTTCACCaaggtactgggagcactgggagagcccTGGGGAGGACAAGGTGGGGGGGCGTCACCCCATGTccccgtcccccccccccaaaggtGGAGATGTTTGGAGTGACGGCAGCCGAGCGCGGGACAGAGAgcgaggagctgctggacgAGTTCCTGGGGCTCCAGAAGGAGATTTTCTCGGAGCTGGGGCTCCATTACCGgtgagaaggatttggggggatcctCCCAATccatgggaccccaaaatccctcgtAACTACTCCATCCTGGACCCCCCCAGTGTTCTGGACATGCCCACGGAGGAGTTGGGGCTCCCCGCCTACCGCAAGTTCGACATTGAGGCCTGGATGCCTGGACGGGGCAAATTTGGGGAGGTGAGTAGGCGGTCGGGGACCCCAATAATTCAGGGAGAGCCCCAATAATAAGGGGAGGATGCAGATAATtctgggaaaaccccaaaaattctgAGGTGCCCAGGGTGACACCCCCTCATCCCGTTCATGGCCCTCCCTTTACCCCTGCCCTTGCTGCTGGATCAGGACCCCCATTTTGGGGCATCTCtagagtgggggagggggggtgccCAAAACCTCCTGACCCCTCTCCACCCCCCACTCCCAGATTTCCAGTGCTTCCAACTGCACTGATTACCAGAGCCGGCGGCTGAACATCATGTACAGCGGGGAGGGGGGCCGGCTGTGCCACGCCCACACGGTGAGTGACCCCCGCCAAACCCCCtgggagacccccaaaaccgctgggggggggggggtccctgagcccCCCGACCCCGTGtcctcccctgtcccccccaggtGAACGGCACCGCCTGCGCCGTGCCCCGGATGCTCATCGCGCTCCTCGAGTGCAACCAGCTCCGGGTAGGTGTTCTTGGGGGGCATCCCAGGGAGTTTGGGGGTGCAGTGGGAGCTCACCCTGCCCCGTATCCCCCCCCCAGGACGGCCGTGTCCGGGTGCCCCCTGTGCTGCAGCCGCtggtggggcaggaggtgctggcccatccccctgcccccctcctgCGCTACATTGGCCCCAACCAGCCGGGGGGGGGGCCCCCTGAAATGGGGAGGGTGCCCtgaggtggggaggggtccccacgGAGGAGgcggagctggggcagggcgTGGCCGGAGCTGGGACAACGCAGGACGGACACGCAGGACACCGGACACACACGGGACACACAAGGCACGGCGCACCTGGGACGCGTGACAACCCCACCCCGTGCATCCCACGTGTCTCCCCACGGTGACAAATCCCGGGAATAAAACCTGGAAATGCCCCCCCTTGTTACAGGTGTGTCCTTTGCTCTATGGGGACACAAAGGTGTCTCCCCCCAACAAATGTCCCCCCACGTGTCCTGCTCATTGTCACAGGCTCTGAGCGCAGCCTCTGCTTTATTTCCCACTGCCCCCCGCAGCCCTTGGGGctcccctgggattttggggacacaTCTTCAGGGGGTCCCTCCGGCTGGGGGGTGGTAGGGGGACTCCCAAGTCCATCCAGGGGGGTTCTGGGGAGGTCCCAGGGGGCCCCTCAGGCTGGGCAGCGCCTGCTGTTGATGATGATGTCGTCGTACTCGtcctggggaaggagagaggttTGGCAGGGGGGCTGGAAAAGTGTAGGGAGGCTGAAAGGGTTTGAGGGAGCaggagaggtttgggggggtcttggaagggtttgggggccCTTCCCGGAGCCCCCAGTCATCCTGGGCTATCCCGGGGGGACTTCGGGGACAGGTAGGGGAGGGGTGTGGTCACCGACTGACCTCGCTGTCCTCGGCCCTGCCCTCGCTGTCGCTGCTGTCGCTGCTGTCGCCGGGGGGGGGGTCACGGGCCCCGAATCGGCGCAGGAGGGGGGGCAGGCGGGGGTCGGGGCGGCGCCGGGCGCTGTACAGGGGGGTGAACCCCGAGAACGTGCGGGAGTCCGGCTGCGCCCCGCCCCGCAGGAGGCACTCGGCcacctcagggctctgggcCTCCACGGCCAAGTGCAGGGGGCTGCGGCCACAGCTCGGCTCC
This window of the Aphelocoma coerulescens isolate FSJ_1873_10779 chromosome 34, UR_Acoe_1.0, whole genome shotgun sequence genome carries:
- the MRPS12 gene encoding small ribosomal subunit protein uS12m, which codes for MSLRAVLRTAASLPRCTPRLLLPSLPTPPPSAAMATLNQMHRQGRPAPPPRKLGPTLGRPQIKGVVLKNLIRKPKKPNSANRRCVRVRLSTGREVIAFVPGEGHNLQEHHVVLVQGGRTQDLPGVKLTVVRGKYDCAHVQAKK
- the SARS2 gene encoding LOW QUALITY PROTEIN: serine--tRNA ligase, mitochondrial (The sequence of the model RefSeq protein was modified relative to this genomic sequence to represent the inferred CDS: deleted 1 base in 1 codon), which produces MAARRALLAAGRAAGAGGRRGAAGSAPGPGPAPEAGAGDGAGAVAGRSRLYEHVREGLSARPQLDVTALSERDVERRRGSLGGAALREIVRTWSRLGQVRDGIARLEAEKGRVAQGVREILASHDKAAAKTLPELAALRERGRSLRGQLRVLEAEESDLEQRFYLGALQLPNRTHPAVPVGDQSQARLLEVAGEKPVFDFKPKGHLELGEGLDIIRQKRLSHVSGHRSYYLCGAGALLQHALVTFTLRKLLSKGFLPMTVPDLLRGAVFEGCGVQPSASPSPVYTIDPARFEDLCLAGTSEVGIAGYFMDHAVQLQDLPVRVVCSSTCYRAETDTGREPWGLYRVHQFTKVEMFGVTAAERGTESEELLDEFLGLQKEIFSELGLHYRVLDMPTEELGLPAYRKFDIEAWMPGRGKFGEISSASNCTDYQSRRLNIMYSGEGGRLCHAHTVNGTACAVPRMLIALLECNQLRDGRVRVPPVLQPLVGQEVLAHPPAPLLRYIGPNQPGGGPPKWGGCPEVGRGPHGGGGAGAGRGRSWDNAGRTRRTPDTHGTHKARRTWDA
- the NFKBIB gene encoding NF-kappa-B inhibitor beta isoform X2 is translated as MAAAAPAAPAAPGEAKRPEGDEWCDSGLGSLGEGLLGPPLPASPGAESAEPLADPAAWLQHVLSFVTEDGDTALHLAVIHEHEEFLESILRHTEHSPYLDLQNDLGQVTPPCTWPSCAATWSWCSSCSALGLTPTGRSRAVAAAPCTWPWRPRALRWPSASCGAGRSRTPARSRGSPPCTAPGAAPTPACPPSCADSGPVTPPPATAATAATARAGPRTARTSTTTSSSTAGAAQPEGPPGTSPEPPWMDLGVPLPPPSRRDPLKMCPQNPRGAPRAAGGSGK